A single window of Granulicella mallensis MP5ACTX8 DNA harbors:
- a CDS encoding ABC transporter ATP-binding protein — protein sequence MSVTAAFPETRQATNSRDTVASLGNITKRYSNGVVALDGLSLSLRRGEIVALLGPNGAGKSTAVKLMMGLSTPTAGDVRIFGADPRNAAARIRTGVMLQVGRAPEMLRVREHLAIFRGYYPNPMPYAEIVKAAGLEGIEARMFGQLSGGQKQRVLFGMALAGDPDLIFLDEPTVGLDIEARRGMWAQIRDLAARGKTVLLTTHYLEEADALAHRIVVINKGRVVCEGTPAEVKSMGAGLASPNGTSPGVNGVKIIRCVTTLTSEHLLAMPGVSAVEPHGNLTIVTSTQPESTLREMLALDQQLHALEVQSPALEDAFLALTADPS from the coding sequence ATGAGCGTCACAGCAGCATTCCCCGAAACCAGACAGGCCACTAACTCCCGCGACACCGTTGCCTCCCTGGGCAACATCACCAAGCGCTACAGCAATGGCGTGGTCGCACTCGATGGACTATCCCTCTCCCTGCGGCGCGGCGAGATCGTCGCCCTGCTGGGACCGAACGGCGCAGGCAAGTCCACCGCCGTAAAGCTGATGATGGGCCTCAGCACGCCGACAGCGGGAGACGTCCGCATCTTCGGCGCGGACCCACGTAACGCCGCCGCGCGCATCCGCACCGGAGTGATGCTGCAGGTGGGCCGCGCCCCCGAGATGCTGCGCGTTCGCGAGCACCTCGCGATCTTTCGCGGCTACTACCCCAACCCAATGCCCTACGCCGAGATCGTCAAAGCCGCCGGTCTGGAAGGAATCGAGGCTCGCATGTTCGGCCAGCTCTCCGGCGGCCAGAAGCAGCGCGTGCTCTTCGGCATGGCACTCGCGGGCGACCCCGACCTCATCTTCCTCGACGAGCCGACCGTCGGGCTCGACATCGAAGCCCGGCGCGGCATGTGGGCGCAGATTCGCGACCTCGCGGCTCGCGGCAAGACCGTGCTGCTCACGACGCACTACCTCGAAGAGGCCGACGCACTCGCTCATCGCATCGTGGTCATCAACAAGGGACGCGTGGTGTGCGAGGGCACGCCTGCCGAGGTGAAGTCGATGGGCGCAGGGTTGGCCAGTCCGAACGGCACGAGTCCTGGCGTAAATGGCGTAAAGATCATCCGCTGCGTGACTACGCTCACCAGCGAACATCTGCTCGCGATGCCCGGCGTCTCGGCTGTCGAACCGCACGGCAATCTCACAATCGTCACCAGCACGCAGCCCGAATCCACACTGCGCGAGATGCTCGCTCTCGACCAGCAGCTTCACGCCCTCGAAGTACAAAGCCCCGCGCTGGAAGACGCCTTCCTGGCCCTCACCGCAGACCCCTCCTAG